The Streptomyces sp. NBC_00224 genome has a window encoding:
- a CDS encoding ACP S-malonyltransferase → MLVLVAPGQGAQTPGFLTPWLDLPGAADRLAAWSDAIGLDLVHYGTQADADAIRDTSVAQPLLVAAGLLSAAALGDISPGAVAGHSVGEITATAYAGVLSEEAALGFVRTRGLGMARAAAITETGMSALLGGDPEVVFPHLEKLGITPANVNGAGQVVAAGTLEQLAALEADKPEGVRRVVPLKVAGAFHTHHMAPAVDELREAAKSLDIADPKITYVSNADGRTVATGAEIVARLVNQVSNPVRWDLCMETFQELGATALIEVCPGGTLTGLAKRALPGVKTVALKSPDDLEAARALIAETGTSAAAAAGAE, encoded by the coding sequence GTGCTCGTACTCGTCGCTCCCGGCCAAGGCGCTCAGACGCCCGGCTTCCTGACTCCCTGGCTCGACCTCCCCGGCGCCGCCGACCGGCTCGCCGCATGGTCCGACGCCATCGGGCTCGACCTTGTCCACTACGGCACGCAGGCGGACGCGGACGCCATCCGCGACACCTCCGTGGCCCAGCCCCTGCTGGTCGCCGCCGGTCTGCTCTCCGCCGCGGCACTGGGTGACATCAGCCCGGGCGCGGTGGCCGGCCACAGCGTCGGCGAGATCACCGCCACCGCGTACGCGGGCGTGCTCTCCGAGGAGGCCGCGCTCGGCTTCGTCCGTACCCGGGGCCTGGGCATGGCCCGAGCCGCGGCCATCACCGAGACCGGTATGTCCGCGCTGCTCGGCGGCGACCCCGAGGTCGTCTTCCCGCACCTGGAGAAGCTCGGCATCACCCCGGCCAATGTGAACGGCGCGGGCCAGGTCGTGGCCGCGGGCACCCTGGAGCAGCTGGCCGCCCTGGAGGCGGACAAGCCCGAGGGTGTGCGCCGGGTCGTACCGCTGAAGGTCGCCGGCGCGTTCCACACGCACCACATGGCCCCGGCGGTCGACGAGCTGCGCGAGGCCGCGAAGTCGCTGGACATCGCCGACCCGAAGATCACCTACGTCTCGAACGCCGACGGCCGCACCGTCGCCACCGGCGCCGAGATCGTCGCCCGCCTGGTCAACCAGGTTTCGAACCCCGTCCGCTGGGACCTCTGTATGGAGACGTTCCAGGAACTGGGTGCCACCGCGCTGATCGAGGTGTGCCCCGGCGGCACCCTGACCGGCCTGGCCAAGCGCGCACTGCCCGGCGTGAAGACCGTCGCCCTGAAGTCCCCGGACGATCTCGAAGCGGCTCGCGCGCTCATCGCCGAGACCGGGACATCTGCCGCTGCCGCGGCGGGTGCCGAATAA
- a CDS encoding sensor histidine kinase produces MNNAPLNVLGSLVLALRTPAESAEPLLARAPRRWQRMTPYAVVLCFVVLLLPITVTVLTHDYKAPGGWAGALAMAQTAPLLLALTRPLQAWWIVFTADVVGAVVLSGTQGMEGRPWPWTPMVIIGHLVLMACLGLRAAPRTLVAVWLVTGAAGVALSAMKPAYATSATNVHVLMFVLSGVTLLLTGALRGRGEAERLLAEQEAISEAEHAQRTILEERARIARELHDVVAHHMSVITVQADSAPYRVQGLPAEAREEFATIAASARESLSEMRRLLAVLRSDGSESERAPQPGVDRVQQLVEATVRAGVPAESALSADLPGLPPAVDLSAYRIVQEALANVVRHAPGAPTRVSVGADGADLLVVVVNGPAAEPRSALETTGTGHGLVGMRERVRLTGGTLDTGPLPDGGFRVAARLPLHAPDGSGSGTPLSDSTDSTDSTEDTR; encoded by the coding sequence ATGAACAACGCACCCCTCAATGTGCTCGGCTCACTCGTCCTGGCCCTGCGCACCCCGGCCGAGTCCGCCGAGCCACTCCTCGCGCGAGCGCCGCGGCGGTGGCAGCGGATGACCCCGTACGCCGTCGTCCTCTGCTTCGTCGTGCTGCTGCTCCCGATCACGGTCACCGTGCTGACGCACGACTACAAGGCGCCCGGCGGCTGGGCGGGGGCGCTCGCCATGGCGCAGACCGCGCCGCTGCTGCTCGCCCTGACCCGGCCGCTCCAGGCGTGGTGGATCGTGTTCACCGCCGACGTGGTGGGCGCGGTGGTGCTTTCGGGCACCCAGGGGATGGAGGGGCGGCCCTGGCCGTGGACGCCGATGGTGATCATCGGCCATCTGGTGCTGATGGCGTGCCTGGGGCTGCGCGCCGCGCCTCGTACGCTCGTCGCGGTCTGGCTGGTGACCGGCGCGGCCGGGGTGGCGCTCTCGGCGATGAAACCGGCGTACGCGACCTCCGCGACCAACGTCCACGTCCTGATGTTCGTGCTCAGCGGGGTGACCCTGCTGCTCACCGGCGCGCTGCGCGGCCGGGGCGAGGCGGAGCGCCTGCTCGCCGAGCAGGAGGCGATCAGCGAGGCCGAGCACGCCCAGCGGACCATCCTGGAGGAGCGCGCCCGGATCGCCCGCGAGCTGCACGACGTGGTCGCCCACCACATGTCGGTGATCACCGTGCAGGCCGACTCCGCGCCGTACCGCGTCCAGGGTCTGCCCGCCGAGGCGCGGGAGGAGTTCGCCACGATCGCGGCGAGCGCGCGGGAGTCGCTGAGCGAGATGCGGCGGCTGCTCGCGGTGCTGCGCAGCGACGGCAGCGAGAGCGAGCGGGCCCCGCAGCCGGGCGTCGACCGGGTGCAGCAGCTGGTCGAGGCGACGGTACGGGCCGGGGTGCCCGCCGAGTCGGCGCTGTCGGCGGACCTGCCGGGGCTGCCGCCCGCGGTGGACCTCTCGGCGTACCGGATCGTGCAGGAGGCGCTGGCGAACGTGGTCCGGCACGCGCCGGGCGCGCCGACGCGCGTCTCGGTCGGGGCGGACGGCGCGGATCTGCTGGTGGTGGTCGTCAACGGGCCCGCCGCCGAGCCCCGTTCGGCCCTGGAGACGACCGGGACGGGGCACGGGCTCGTCGGGATGCGCGAGCGCGTACGGTTGACCGGCGGAACGCTGGACACCGGCCCGCTGCCGGACGGCGGCTTCCGGGTCGCGGCCCGGCTCCCGCTGCACGCGCCGGACGGCTCCGGCTCCGGCACCCCTCTCTCCGACAGCACCGACAGCACCGACAGCACCGAGGACACCCGTTGA
- a CDS encoding DUF4429 domain-containing protein, which yields MGDVLAGIHATWEFEPDSVLIRFERGIRTPKLFTALRERRIPHEALESVTLTPGKRGTVVLHAVPRPGADPLMEAAAGQLKDGCDPYRLVLPAERETLAEYYADELRALLAPDTAEPSERYVVAAPELPQSFKAYDGKASFDGRQVSFRWFWTGASSAKWKAGDQTFPLASLCGVEWRSPEVFDGHLRLLRRDADATAPQADQDPAAVVFGLGYGPVHESLPFAAALLQAIRGAAGAPVPVAHASPGRRDPADIAERIRHLGELHQAGLVTDAEFSAKKAELLAEL from the coding sequence ATGGGTGATGTGCTGGCCGGAATTCATGCCACCTGGGAGTTCGAGCCCGACTCCGTACTCATCCGCTTCGAACGGGGGATCCGCACGCCGAAGCTGTTCACGGCGCTGCGCGAACGGCGCATCCCCCACGAAGCGTTGGAGTCGGTGACGCTGACCCCGGGCAAGCGCGGCACGGTGGTGCTGCACGCGGTGCCGAGACCGGGCGCCGACCCGCTGATGGAGGCCGCGGCGGGGCAACTCAAGGACGGGTGCGACCCGTACCGCCTGGTGCTGCCCGCGGAGCGGGAGACGCTCGCCGAGTACTACGCGGACGAGCTGCGCGCGCTGCTCGCACCGGATACGGCGGAGCCTTCGGAGCGGTACGTGGTGGCGGCGCCGGAGCTGCCGCAGAGCTTCAAGGCGTACGACGGGAAGGCCTCCTTCGACGGCCGCCAGGTGTCGTTCCGCTGGTTCTGGACGGGTGCCTCCTCGGCGAAGTGGAAGGCGGGCGACCAGACGTTCCCGCTGGCGTCGCTGTGCGGGGTCGAATGGCGCTCGCCGGAGGTCTTCGACGGCCATCTGCGGCTGCTTCGGCGCGATGCCGACGCCACCGCGCCGCAGGCCGACCAGGACCCGGCGGCGGTCGTCTTCGGCCTCGGGTACGGGCCGGTCCACGAGTCGCTGCCGTTCGCGGCGGCGCTCCTCCAGGCGATCCGGGGCGCGGCAGGCGCGCCGGTCCCGGTGGCCCACGCGTCCCCCGGGCGGCGCGACCCGGCCGACATCGCCGAAAGGATCCGGCACCTGGGTGAACTCCATCAGGCCGGGCTGGTGACGGACGCGGAATTCAGCGCGAAGAAGGCGGAGTTGCTGGCGGAGCTGTAG
- a CDS encoding alpha/beta hydrolase, producing the protein MTSFDSSPTLNVWRALLALAVVFMMLATSGWTAVRGHQVSTEPRSVALAAWAKGTLDGEKLPAPDTSPRRLSRFFASLTAIERTDLVRHYPLVVGNLNGAPIPLRYEANRLALAEARDIERARMHDSRLTTDGRQSAGRRMHRYESLLDGDRQILAFDPSDSGRVAEVFGDLEHAERISMVVPGVDTNVMTFEKSTRKYSAPVGMAQSLYAAERAAGPRTRTAVIAWADYTTPAGLGIDSAIGRLAEDGAVRLDKLVRALPGNAPVSLFCHSYGSVLCGVGAHRLPPRVVDIAVAGSPGMRTQSASHLGTSARVWAMRDRDDWIEDVPHLDVAGLGHGADPVSSGFGARVLSAAGAVGHAGYFEPGTQSLANFAAIGVGSYQSVSCLKANSACQRGISGADAA; encoded by the coding sequence GTGACTTCCTTCGACTCCTCCCCCACACTCAACGTCTGGCGCGCCCTGCTCGCGCTCGCCGTCGTGTTCATGATGCTCGCGACCTCGGGCTGGACCGCGGTCCGCGGCCACCAGGTGTCGACCGAGCCACGCTCCGTCGCCCTCGCCGCCTGGGCGAAGGGCACCCTCGACGGCGAGAAGCTCCCGGCCCCGGACACCTCACCGCGCCGGCTCAGCCGCTTCTTCGCCTCCCTGACGGCCATCGAGCGCACCGACCTGGTCCGGCACTACCCGCTGGTCGTCGGCAACCTCAACGGCGCGCCGATCCCGCTGCGCTACGAGGCGAACCGGCTGGCCCTCGCCGAGGCGCGCGACATCGAACGCGCCCGGATGCACGACAGCCGGCTCACCACCGACGGCCGCCAGAGCGCGGGCCGCCGGATGCACCGGTACGAGTCGCTGCTCGACGGCGACCGGCAGATCCTCGCCTTCGACCCGTCGGACAGCGGCCGCGTCGCCGAGGTCTTCGGCGACCTCGAACACGCCGAGCGCATCTCGATGGTCGTCCCGGGCGTCGACACGAACGTCATGACGTTCGAGAAGAGCACGCGCAAGTACTCCGCCCCGGTGGGCATGGCGCAGTCGCTGTACGCGGCGGAGCGCGCGGCAGGTCCCCGCACCCGCACCGCGGTGATCGCCTGGGCCGACTACACCACCCCGGCCGGGCTCGGCATCGACTCCGCGATCGGCCGGCTGGCCGAGGACGGCGCGGTCCGGCTCGACAAGCTGGTCCGTGCTCTGCCGGGGAACGCGCCGGTCTCCCTCTTCTGCCACAGCTACGGCTCGGTGCTGTGCGGCGTCGGCGCGCACCGGCTGCCGCCCCGGGTGGTCGACATAGCGGTCGCGGGCAGCCCCGGTATGCGCACCCAGAGCGCCTCCCACCTGGGCACCTCCGCCCGGGTGTGGGCGATGCGGGACCGCGACGACTGGATCGAGGACGTGCCGCACCTGGACGTCGCGGGCCTGGGCCACGGCGCGGACCCGGTGTCCTCCGGGTTCGGCGCGCGGGTGCTCTCGGCGGCCGGCGCCGTTGGCCACGCGGGCTATTTCGAGCCAGGCACACAGAGTCTCGCCAACTTCGCCGCGATAGGCGTCGGTTCGTACCAGTCCGTCAGCTGTCTCAAAGCCAATTCGGCCTGCCAGCGCGGTATTTCCGGCGCGGACGCGGCCTGA
- a CDS encoding MerR family transcriptional regulator: MTVIESIPVKSAVVDLCKTRPSHPRPEGQDRYTISEVSALSGLTAHTLRWYERIGLMPHVDRSHTGQRRFTNKDLDWLAFVTKLRLTGMPVADMVRYAELVREGEHTFDERQELLEQTRRDVITRMAELQDTLAVLDHKIDFYADARRASERA, translated from the coding sequence ATGACGGTGATCGAGAGCATCCCTGTGAAGTCGGCGGTCGTGGACCTGTGCAAGACCCGTCCGTCGCACCCGCGACCCGAGGGCCAGGACCGCTACACGATCAGCGAGGTCTCCGCCCTCAGCGGCCTCACCGCGCACACCCTGCGCTGGTACGAGCGGATCGGCCTGATGCCGCACGTGGACCGCTCGCACACCGGGCAGCGGCGCTTCACCAACAAGGACCTCGACTGGCTGGCCTTCGTCACCAAGCTGCGGCTGACCGGGATGCCGGTCGCCGACATGGTCCGGTACGCCGAGCTGGTCCGCGAGGGCGAGCACACCTTCGACGAACGGCAGGAGCTCCTGGAGCAGACCCGGCGCGACGTCATCACGCGCATGGCGGAGCTCCAGGACACGCTCGCCGTCCTCGATCACAAGATCGACTTTTACGCGGACGCCCGGCGGGCGTCGGAGAGGGCCTGA
- a CDS encoding PucR family transcriptional regulator, with amino-acid sequence MPEPESAPPPNAAHPHAATLKRLERSSGRLAANAIARMDETLPWYRAMPPENRSWIGLVAQAGIAAFTEWFRHPETPQAISTDVFGTAPRELTRAITLRQTVEMVRTTIEVMETAIEEVAAPGDESILREALLVYAREIAFATAQVYAQAAEARGAWDARLESLVVNAVLSGEADEGAVSRAAALGWNSPEHVCVVLGTAPDGDSELTVEAIRRAARHAKLQVLTGVLGDRLVVIAGGSDNPLQVAKALIGPYAAGPVVAGPVVPDLLAATRSAQAAAAGLKAGSAWQDAPRPVLADDLLPERAIASDPAAREQLVEEIYRPLEEAGSALLETLSVYLEQASSLEGAARMLFVHPNTVRYRLRRVTDVTGWSPSDVRSAFTLRIALILGRLADGDPQS; translated from the coding sequence GTGCCCGAACCCGAATCTGCGCCGCCGCCGAACGCCGCCCATCCGCACGCCGCGACCCTCAAGCGCCTTGAGCGGTCCTCCGGCCGGCTCGCCGCGAACGCCATCGCCCGCATGGACGAGACGCTGCCGTGGTACCGGGCGATGCCGCCGGAGAACCGGTCCTGGATCGGTCTGGTCGCCCAGGCCGGCATCGCGGCCTTCACCGAGTGGTTCCGGCACCCGGAGACCCCGCAGGCCATCTCCACCGATGTCTTCGGGACCGCGCCCCGCGAGCTGACCCGGGCCATCACCCTGCGCCAGACCGTGGAGATGGTGCGCACCACCATCGAGGTCATGGAGACCGCGATCGAGGAGGTCGCGGCGCCCGGCGACGAGTCGATCCTGCGCGAGGCCCTGCTGGTCTACGCGCGCGAGATCGCCTTCGCCACCGCCCAGGTGTACGCCCAGGCCGCCGAGGCACGCGGTGCCTGGGACGCCCGGCTGGAGTCCTTGGTCGTCAACGCCGTGCTCTCCGGTGAGGCCGACGAGGGGGCCGTCTCGCGCGCCGCCGCCCTCGGGTGGAACTCTCCCGAGCACGTGTGCGTGGTGCTCGGCACCGCCCCCGACGGCGACAGCGAGCTCACCGTCGAGGCGATCCGGCGGGCCGCCCGGCACGCCAAGCTCCAGGTCCTCACCGGGGTGCTCGGTGACCGCCTGGTCGTCATCGCGGGCGGCAGCGACAATCCGCTCCAGGTCGCCAAGGCCCTGATCGGGCCGTACGCGGCCGGTCCCGTGGTGGCCGGCCCGGTCGTCCCCGACCTGCTGGCCGCCACCCGCTCCGCGCAGGCCGCCGCCGCCGGGCTCAAGGCGGGCTCGGCCTGGCAGGACGCCCCCCGGCCCGTTCTGGCGGACGATCTCCTGCCGGAGCGCGCGATCGCCTCCGATCCGGCCGCGCGCGAGCAGCTGGTGGAGGAGATCTACAGACCGCTGGAGGAGGCGGGCTCGGCGCTCCTGGAGACCCTGAGCGTCTATCTGGAGCAGGCGAGCAGCCTGGAGGGCGCGGCCCGGATGCTCTTCGTGCACCCCAACACCGTGCGCTACCGGCTACGACGTGTGACGGACGTCACCGGCTGGTCCCCCTCCGATGTACGTTCCGCCTTCACTCTCAGGATCGCCCTGATCCTGGGGCGTCTGGCCGACGGAGATCCTCAGTCCTAG
- a CDS encoding response regulator: MTIRVIIVDDQAMVRAGFAALLSAQADIDVVGEAPDGRQGIEVARRTHPDVVLMDVRMPEMDGLAAARELLDPPPGVVHRPKVLMLTTFDVDDYVYEALRAGASGFLLKDAPPADLIAAVRVVAAGEALLAPSVTRRLIADFARQRPPVRKAPALRLNGLTPRETEVLELIARGLSNQEIAASLILAEQTVKTHIGRVLAKLELRDRAQAVIFAYESGLVSPGS, translated from the coding sequence TTGACCATTCGCGTGATCATCGTCGACGACCAGGCCATGGTGCGGGCGGGGTTCGCCGCGCTGCTCTCCGCGCAGGCGGACATCGACGTGGTGGGCGAGGCTCCCGACGGCAGGCAGGGCATCGAGGTCGCCCGCCGCACGCATCCCGACGTGGTGCTGATGGACGTCCGGATGCCGGAGATGGACGGGCTCGCGGCGGCGCGGGAGCTCCTCGACCCGCCGCCCGGGGTGGTCCACCGGCCGAAGGTCCTGATGCTGACGACGTTCGACGTGGACGACTACGTGTACGAGGCGCTGCGGGCCGGGGCGTCCGGGTTCCTGCTGAAGGACGCGCCGCCGGCGGATCTGATCGCGGCGGTACGGGTGGTGGCGGCGGGCGAGGCACTGCTCGCGCCCTCCGTGACGCGCCGTCTGATCGCGGACTTCGCCAGGCAGCGCCCGCCGGTCCGCAAGGCCCCGGCCCTGCGGCTGAACGGGCTCACCCCGCGCGAGACGGAGGTCCTGGAACTGATCGCCCGGGGCCTGTCCAACCAGGAGATCGCGGCGAGCCTGATCCTCGCCGAGCAGACCGTGAAGACCCACATCGGCCGCGTCCTGGCCAAGCTGGAGCTGCGCGACCGGGCGCAGGCGGTGATCTTCGCGTACGAGTCGGGGCTGGTGTCGCCGGGGTCGTAG
- a CDS encoding pirin family protein, translating into MISVRRAHERYRGGDAAAGVESLHALSFGRFYDPDNLRFGPVLACNEERLAPGAGFDEHPHSHTEIVTWVVEGELTHRDSTGHATVVRAGDVQHLSSAGGVRHEERNDGTAPLVFVQMWLAPRQPGGTPSYEIVRGIADSTPYAVLAAGAMLYVRRLVPGERTAVPDAPGVYVHVVRGEVVLATEHLGPGDSARVTDAAELDLVATTGAEVLFWELNET; encoded by the coding sequence GTGATTTCCGTGAGGCGCGCCCACGAGCGCTACCGGGGCGGCGACGCGGCGGCCGGTGTCGAGTCCCTGCACGCGTTGTCCTTCGGCCGTTTCTACGACCCGGACAATCTGCGCTTCGGCCCGGTCCTGGCCTGCAACGAGGAGCGGCTCGCGCCGGGCGCGGGCTTCGACGAGCACCCGCACAGCCACACCGAGATCGTCACCTGGGTGGTGGAGGGCGAGCTCACCCACCGCGACTCGACGGGCCATGCGACGGTCGTACGGGCGGGGGACGTCCAGCACCTCAGTTCGGCCGGAGGCGTCCGCCACGAGGAGCGCAACGACGGCACCGCCCCCCTGGTCTTCGTCCAGATGTGGCTGGCCCCCAGGCAGCCCGGCGGCACCCCGTCGTACGAGATCGTCCGCGGCATAGCCGACTCGACCCCGTACGCGGTCCTGGCGGCGGGCGCGATGCTCTACGTCCGCCGCCTGGTTCCGGGCGAGCGCACGGCGGTCCCGGATGCGCCGGGCGTCTACGTCCACGTCGTACGAGGCGAGGTCGTCCTGGCGACCGAACACCTGGGCCCGGGCGACTCGGCGAGGGTGACGGACGCGGCCGAGCTGGACCTGGTGGCGACGACGGGGGCGGAAGTCCTGTTCTGGGAACTGAACGAGACGTAG
- a CDS encoding aldo/keto reductase gives MSTSTEKIATVRLGDGGPEIGVQGFGAMGISEFYGETDEAAARDTLEATVEAGVTLIDTADIYGSGANEEFLAPFVAAHRDEITLASKFAIERRADDPGYRAVRNDPAYIRTAVEASLRRLDVEVIDLYYMHRRDPGVPFAESVGALADLVREGKVKHLGLSEVTGAELREAYAVHPIAALQSEWSVFSRDVERSAVGAAAELGVTFVPYSPLGRGFLTGAFADAAKELSGGDFRRHQPRFTGDNARANTALLEPLHKIAAERGATTAQIALAWVQQRAQVHGLTVVPIPGTRKRTRLLENAAATRITLTAGELAALEPIADLVAGDRYPDMSSSTSVGREG, from the coding sequence ATGAGCACGAGCACCGAGAAGATCGCCACCGTACGGCTCGGCGACGGCGGCCCCGAGATCGGCGTCCAGGGCTTCGGCGCCATGGGCATCAGCGAGTTCTACGGCGAGACCGACGAGGCCGCCGCCCGCGACACCCTGGAGGCGACCGTCGAGGCGGGCGTCACGCTGATCGACACCGCCGACATCTACGGGTCCGGCGCCAACGAGGAGTTCCTGGCCCCGTTCGTCGCCGCCCACCGCGACGAGATCACCCTGGCCAGCAAGTTCGCCATCGAGCGCCGCGCCGACGACCCCGGGTACCGGGCCGTCCGCAACGATCCGGCCTACATCAGGACGGCCGTCGAGGCGAGCCTGCGCCGTCTGGACGTCGAGGTCATCGACCTCTACTACATGCACCGCCGCGACCCCGGCGTCCCGTTCGCCGAGTCGGTGGGCGCGCTGGCCGACCTCGTACGGGAAGGCAAGGTCAAGCACCTGGGCCTGAGCGAGGTGACCGGCGCCGAGCTGCGCGAGGCGTACGCGGTGCACCCCATCGCCGCCCTCCAGTCCGAGTGGTCGGTCTTCAGCCGGGACGTCGAGCGCAGCGCGGTCGGCGCCGCCGCCGAGCTCGGTGTGACCTTCGTGCCGTACTCGCCGCTCGGACGCGGCTTCCTGACGGGCGCGTTCGCCGACGCGGCCAAGGAGCTGTCGGGCGGCGACTTCCGCCGCCACCAGCCGCGCTTCACCGGCGACAACGCCCGCGCCAACACCGCGCTCCTGGAGCCGCTGCACAAGATCGCCGCCGAGCGCGGGGCGACCACCGCGCAGATCGCCCTCGCCTGGGTGCAGCAGCGCGCCCAGGTGCACGGTCTGACGGTGGTCCCGATCCCGGGCACCCGCAAGCGCACCCGCCTCCTGGAGAACGCGGCCGCGACCCGCATCACGCTGACCGCAGGGGAACTGGCCGCTCTTGAGCCGATCGCGGACCTGGTGGCGGGCGACCGCTACCCGGACATGTCGTCGTCGACGTCGGTGGGCCGCGAGGGCTGA
- a CDS encoding serine hydrolase domain-containing protein, which produces MKSLALIENWPVPHAAAAVVRADGTVAGAHGPTGQRFPLASVTKPLAAYAALLAYEEGAVELDEPAGPQGSTVRHLLAHTSGLAFDEHRVMGAPGERRLYSNAGFEVLGDHIAKRTGIPFADYLREGVLEPLGMTSTSLDGSPAKDGVSTVDDLVRFAAEVQAPQLLHPMTVAEAMTVQYPGTKGVLPGYGHQNPNDWGLGFEIRAAKSPHWTGMSSSPRTFGHFGQAGTFLWIDPEASAACVALTDRAFGAWAVEAWPAFTDAVLAELG; this is translated from the coding sequence ATGAAGAGCCTGGCGCTGATCGAGAACTGGCCCGTGCCGCACGCGGCGGCCGCCGTCGTCCGTGCGGACGGCACCGTCGCCGGGGCGCACGGCCCGACCGGGCAGCGCTTCCCGCTCGCCTCCGTCACCAAGCCGCTCGCCGCGTACGCCGCGCTCCTCGCGTACGAGGAGGGCGCCGTCGAGCTGGACGAGCCCGCGGGGCCCCAGGGCTCGACCGTGCGCCATCTGCTCGCGCACACCTCGGGGCTCGCCTTCGACGAGCACCGGGTGATGGGTGCGCCCGGGGAGCGGCGGCTCTACTCCAACGCCGGGTTCGAGGTCCTGGGCGACCACATCGCGAAGCGGACCGGGATCCCGTTCGCCGACTACCTGCGCGAGGGCGTCCTCGAACCGCTCGGGATGACGTCGACGTCGCTCGACGGCTCGCCCGCCAAGGACGGCGTCTCGACCGTCGACGACCTGGTGCGGTTCGCGGCGGAGGTGCAGGCGCCGCAGCTGCTGCACCCGATGACGGTCGCGGAGGCGATGACGGTGCAGTACCCGGGTACGAAGGGCGTCCTGCCGGGGTACGGGCACCAGAACCCCAACGACTGGGGCCTCGGGTTCGAGATCCGGGCCGCCAAGTCCCCGCACTGGACGGGGATGTCGTCTTCCCCTCGCACGTTCGGCCACTTCGGCCAGGCCGGGACGTTTCTGTGGATCGACCCGGAGGCGTCGGCGGCGTGTGTCGCCCTGACGGATCGGGCGTTCGGGGCGTGGGCGGTCGAGGCTTGGCCGGCGTTCACGGATGCGGTGCTGGCGGAGCTGGGTTAG
- a CDS encoding alpha/beta hydrolase, giving the protein MRRFGRTLVAAALTVTAVAGTAGWASAGSQQAVVGPPPGAAAWVADTVLGRPLPDPATASPREVALFFAGLSHRQCQDLVRRHPLTVGNLDGAPVSLRYQANRLALAAAHDPRYDRLAGPGHRVLAFDPRGRGQVAEVYGDLERAEHVSVVVPGSDIDAGNFDRSSDPYGTPAGMASSLRAATGGRSAVVAWTGYTTPVGLGVDAVTDDLAKAGATRLARFTEGLAAVGLPDPALFCHSYGSVVCGLAAPRVVASDIVVLGSPGMHADTAADLGTDARVWAAKDPSDWISYVPNVRFLGLGHGADPADPDFGARRVDASDAQGHTGYFAPGTASLRQFAAIATGDA; this is encoded by the coding sequence ATGCGCCGATTCGGGAGGACCCTGGTCGCCGCCGCGCTGACCGTGACGGCCGTCGCGGGGACCGCCGGGTGGGCCTCGGCGGGGAGTCAGCAGGCCGTGGTGGGGCCGCCGCCGGGGGCCGCCGCCTGGGTGGCCGACACCGTGCTCGGACGGCCGCTGCCCGACCCGGCCACCGCCTCGCCGCGCGAAGTGGCGCTGTTCTTCGCCGGGTTGAGCCACCGGCAGTGCCAGGACCTGGTGCGGCGGCACCCGTTGACCGTGGGGAACCTGGACGGCGCTCCCGTCTCCCTGCGGTACCAGGCCAATCGGCTCGCCCTCGCCGCCGCGCACGACCCGCGCTACGACCGGCTCGCCGGGCCCGGTCACCGCGTCCTCGCCTTCGACCCGCGCGGACGCGGGCAGGTGGCCGAGGTGTACGGGGACCTGGAGCGGGCCGAGCACGTGTCCGTGGTGGTGCCGGGGTCGGACATCGACGCGGGCAACTTCGACCGGAGCAGCGACCCTTACGGCACCCCGGCCGGGATGGCCTCCTCGCTGCGGGCCGCGACCGGGGGCCGCAGCGCCGTGGTCGCCTGGACCGGCTACACCACCCCCGTCGGCCTCGGCGTCGACGCGGTCACCGATGACCTGGCCAAGGCGGGCGCGACCCGGCTGGCCCGGTTCACCGAGGGCCTGGCGGCCGTGGGCCTCCCGGACCCGGCGCTGTTCTGCCACAGCTACGGCTCGGTCGTGTGCGGCCTGGCCGCCCCGCGCGTCGTGGCCTCCGACATCGTCGTGCTCGGCTCCCCCGGCATGCACGCCGACACCGCCGCCGACCTGGGCACCGACGCCCGGGTGTGGGCCGCCAAGGACCCCTCGGACTGGATCTCGTACGTACCCAATGTTCGGTTCCTGGGCCTTGGGCACGGGGCGGACCCCGCTGATCCGGACTTCGGGGCGCGGCGCGTGGACGCCTCCGACGCCCAGGGGCACACCGGCTACTTCGCGCCCGGCACCGCCTCGCTGCGCCAGTTCGCCGCCATCGCGACGGGCGACGCGTGA